In one window of Lacticaseibacillus casei DSM 20011 = JCM 1134 = ATCC 393 DNA:
- the gatB gene encoding Asp-tRNA(Asn)/Glu-tRNA(Gln) amidotransferase subunit GatB: MNFETTIGLEVHVELKTKSKMFSPAPVTYGQEPNTETNVIDWGFPGVLPSINRGAYQLGIMVALALHADVTRETHFDRKNYFYPDNPKAYQITQSEKPLGTNGWVEIEVNGKKKKVGIAELHVEEDAGKNQHEDDGYSYVDLNRQGTPLVEIVSKPDITSPEEAYAYLETLRQIVQFTGASDVKMEEGSMRVDTNLSIRPIGQKYLGTKTEIKNLNSFVHVRDGLAFEEKRQQSVLLSGGEVRQETRRWDPDAKETILMRVKEGADDYRYFPEPDLPPVTVSQQWIDEVQASLPRPPAERREHYIQDWGIPAYDAGVLTQTKEMSDFFEATVAQGADAKQVSNWLMGEVSGYLNAKHMELGQVALTPEHLAGMIKLIGDGTISSKMAKKVFKEIIQHDNDPDHWVREKGLIQLSDPAKLTPIITAVLDDNQQSIDDFKAGKDRAIGFLVGQIMKQTHGQANPKVVNQILMAEIKKR, from the coding sequence ATGAATTTTGAAACGACAATCGGGCTTGAAGTCCACGTTGAATTAAAAACTAAGTCAAAAATGTTCTCGCCAGCACCGGTGACTTATGGTCAGGAACCTAATACCGAAACCAATGTCATTGATTGGGGCTTCCCAGGCGTCTTGCCGAGTATTAACCGCGGCGCTTACCAACTTGGCATTATGGTCGCCTTAGCATTGCACGCGGATGTGACCCGCGAGACTCATTTTGATCGAAAGAACTATTTTTATCCGGATAACCCAAAAGCATATCAGATTACCCAAAGTGAGAAACCGCTTGGGACAAACGGTTGGGTTGAGATTGAGGTCAACGGCAAGAAGAAAAAAGTCGGCATTGCGGAACTGCACGTTGAAGAAGATGCCGGTAAAAACCAGCACGAAGATGACGGCTATTCCTATGTTGACTTGAACCGGCAAGGCACACCACTGGTCGAAATCGTCTCTAAGCCGGATATCACCAGTCCGGAAGAAGCGTATGCCTATCTTGAAACGCTTCGCCAGATTGTGCAGTTTACCGGTGCATCCGATGTTAAAATGGAAGAAGGCTCCATGCGTGTCGACACCAACCTTTCCATTCGGCCAATCGGGCAAAAATATCTTGGCACTAAAACCGAAATCAAGAACCTGAACTCCTTTGTTCATGTTCGCGATGGGCTGGCATTTGAAGAAAAGCGCCAGCAGTCGGTGTTGCTTAGTGGTGGTGAAGTGCGTCAGGAAACCCGGCGTTGGGATCCGGATGCAAAAGAGACCATTTTGATGCGGGTCAAAGAAGGCGCCGATGATTATCGGTACTTCCCGGAACCGGATTTACCACCTGTCACGGTATCACAACAGTGGATTGACGAGGTTCAGGCATCGTTGCCGCGACCACCGGCAGAACGACGTGAGCATTACATCCAAGACTGGGGCATTCCAGCATATGATGCCGGCGTTTTGACTCAGACCAAGGAAATGTCAGACTTCTTTGAAGCCACCGTGGCGCAAGGCGCTGATGCCAAGCAGGTGTCCAACTGGCTGATGGGCGAAGTTTCTGGCTACTTGAACGCCAAGCACATGGAATTAGGCCAAGTTGCGCTGACTCCGGAGCATTTGGCAGGGATGATCAAGTTAATCGGTGACGGTACGATTTCCAGCAAGATGGCTAAGAAAGTCTTCAAAGAAATTATCCAACATGATAACGATCCTGATCATTGGGTTCGCGAAAAAGGCTTGATTCAACTGTCTGATCCGGCTAAACTAACCCCGATTATCACAGCAGTGTTGGATGATAACCAGCAAAGTATTGATGACTTTAAAGCTGGTAAGGACCGGGCAATTGGCTTTCTTGTGGGTCAGATCATGAAGCAAACGCATGGTCAGGCCAATCCTAAAGTCGTCAACCAAATTCTGATGGCAGAGATCAAGAAGCGCTAA
- a CDS encoding diacylglycerol kinase has protein sequence MRKRARLIYNPTSGNEGLKRFVPDILDIMEQAGYESSTFQTTPKPFSAREEAKRATEAGFELIVAAGGDGTINEVVNGIAPAKKRPKMAIIPAGTTNDYARALRISRDDPVEAARVILKGQTLAMDIGQANHHYFMNIAAGGLLSELTYSVPSEVKSIFGYFAYVIKGAEMLPAVRTMPMKLEYDGGVYDGPASMFFLGLTNSVGGFEQIVPDAALGDGKFSLIIIKTANTANLLKLMALVFNGGRHVDDPNIVYTKTRKLKVKTGGNETLKINLDGEYGGDAPMTFVNLKQHIAMYANLDEIPTKNLGTDAQKQKDYMAEVESISHRDIDGDGQIGSQDEKDD, from the coding sequence ATGAGAAAACGAGCGCGTTTGATTTACAACCCTACCTCCGGCAACGAAGGGCTAAAGCGTTTCGTTCCTGACATTTTAGATATCATGGAGCAAGCAGGTTATGAAAGCTCGACGTTTCAGACAACGCCGAAGCCTTTTTCTGCTCGCGAAGAAGCAAAACGCGCCACGGAAGCCGGTTTTGAACTGATTGTCGCGGCCGGTGGTGATGGGACGATTAATGAAGTTGTCAATGGCATCGCTCCAGCCAAGAAACGACCAAAGATGGCGATCATTCCTGCTGGTACCACCAATGACTATGCGCGGGCACTGCGGATTTCCCGGGATGACCCGGTTGAAGCAGCGCGGGTGATTTTAAAGGGGCAGACCCTGGCGATGGACATTGGTCAGGCAAACCATCATTACTTCATGAATATCGCGGCAGGCGGCTTATTAAGTGAGCTCACCTACTCAGTGCCGTCTGAAGTTAAATCGATTTTTGGCTATTTTGCTTATGTGATCAAAGGAGCGGAAATGCTGCCGGCTGTTCGGACGATGCCGATGAAGCTGGAGTATGATGGCGGCGTTTATGACGGTCCGGCCAGCATGTTCTTTCTTGGTTTGACAAATTCGGTTGGCGGCTTTGAACAGATTGTGCCTGACGCTGCTTTGGGTGACGGTAAATTTTCCCTGATTATCATCAAAACGGCGAATACGGCGAATTTACTGAAGCTGATGGCGTTGGTGTTTAACGGCGGGCGGCATGTCGACGACCCGAACATTGTTTATACCAAGACCAGAAAACTGAAAGTCAAAACCGGTGGTAATGAGACGCTTAAAATCAACTTAGATGGTGAATATGGCGGCGATGCACCGATGACATTTGTTAATTTGAAGCAACATATTGCGATGTATGCTAATCTGGATGAAATCCCGACCAAGAATCTTGGGACGGATGCGCAGAAGCAAAAGGATTACATGGCAGAAGTCGAATCGATCTCGCATCGTGATATTGATGGTGATGGTCAAATCGGCTCACAAGATGAAAAGGATGACTAA
- the rlmD gene encoding 23S rRNA (uracil(1939)-C(5))-methyltransferase RlmD — MTNLAQPAVTKNQDLEVTIQDLTYEGMGVAKVAGFPLFIEDALPGEKMQVHVLKVQKQYGFAKVTKRLTDSPDRVAGADGAYIRTGIAPLSILAYPAQLKFKQRQIEELYKKAHLAIDVLPTIGMKHPLGYRNKAQVPVRMVNGELQTGFYKKHSHDLVPIEDFLIQDPKIDHAIVVVRDLLRKYQVPAYDERTNRGVIRNIMVRRGHATHQMMIVLVSRTWQVPHLKDIVEEITLALPEVTSVVVNLNDKRTNVILGRKSKTIYGQDYLLDKLLGSEFQISPVSFYQVNPVQTEVLYTQAIEAAGLTGKETVIDAYSGIGTISLTMARHAKHVYGVEVVESAVRDAQANAARNHIKNVTFEVGKAEDVIQKWKDADLPVDALMVDPPRKGLDKSFIDAVGYMKPPKIVYVSCNPATLARDLQLLAGFGYTAKQTQPVDMFPQTQHIESITALTLD, encoded by the coding sequence ATGACTAATTTGGCCCAACCAGCTGTTACCAAGAATCAGGATCTGGAAGTTACCATTCAGGATCTCACTTATGAAGGCATGGGCGTCGCAAAAGTCGCTGGATTTCCACTGTTTATCGAGGATGCTTTACCTGGCGAAAAAATGCAGGTGCACGTGCTGAAAGTTCAAAAACAATATGGCTTTGCCAAGGTGACCAAACGCCTAACGGACTCACCGGATCGGGTCGCGGGCGCAGACGGTGCTTATATTCGCACAGGGATTGCGCCACTGTCGATTTTGGCTTATCCGGCGCAACTGAAGTTCAAACAGCGCCAAATCGAAGAGCTTTATAAAAAAGCCCACTTAGCGATTGATGTTTTGCCCACCATTGGCATGAAGCATCCGCTTGGTTACCGGAACAAGGCACAGGTACCAGTGCGTATGGTCAATGGTGAATTGCAAACCGGCTTCTATAAAAAACACAGCCATGATCTGGTACCAATTGAAGATTTTCTGATTCAGGATCCTAAAATTGATCACGCCATTGTGGTTGTTCGGGATCTTTTACGAAAGTATCAGGTTCCCGCGTATGACGAACGGACCAACCGCGGCGTTATTCGGAACATTATGGTTCGCCGTGGTCATGCGACGCACCAGATGATGATCGTTTTGGTATCGCGCACTTGGCAGGTGCCACACCTGAAAGATATTGTCGAAGAAATTACGTTGGCGTTGCCGGAAGTCACAAGCGTTGTGGTGAATTTAAACGATAAACGGACTAATGTCATCCTTGGCCGCAAGTCAAAAACGATTTATGGTCAGGATTATCTTTTGGATAAACTATTAGGCAGCGAATTTCAGATTTCGCCGGTTAGTTTTTACCAAGTGAATCCGGTTCAAACCGAAGTCCTTTATACCCAAGCAATTGAAGCGGCGGGATTGACTGGCAAAGAAACGGTCATTGATGCTTATTCCGGTATCGGCACCATTTCGCTCACCATGGCGCGTCATGCCAAACACGTTTATGGCGTTGAAGTGGTTGAATCAGCGGTGCGCGATGCTCAGGCAAATGCCGCGCGAAACCATATTAAAAATGTGACGTTTGAAGTTGGCAAGGCCGAAGATGTGATTCAGAAATGGAAAGACGCTGACTTGCCGGTAGACGCCCTGATGGTTGACCCGCCGCGTAAAGGTTTGGACAAGAGCTTCATTGATGCGGTGGGTTACATGAAGCCGCCGAAGATCGTTTACGTTTCTTGCAATCCCGCAACATTGGCGCGGGATTTGCAATTGTTGGCAGGATTCGGTTACACCGCCAAGCAAACGCAGCCGGTGGACATGTTTCCTCAGACGCAGCATATTGAGAGCATTACGGCTTTGACGCTCGATTAA
- a CDS encoding glycoside hydrolase family 3 N-terminal domain-containing protein, with protein sequence MKKFGKRVASILGCGVLLLGSIGLSSSASVAHAAGDQPISDAELNQYISKMSLDEKIGQMFVSRTPQDTAQARADVAKYHLGSLIVYGADFTSVEGSTPEAAQTAFKNKLQSFQDSAKLPLLIGVDQEGGSVSRLSQNPLIANGRAFPSPQALFAEGGMAKVTQEAQQVGTILKNLGINWNYAPVADSTADTDSFIYPRTIGQDYTATADYISQVVPAWQNTGIAATVKHFPGYGSAVDTHTDFAVVTKSEEAFEKEDLLPFKAGIDAGVDSIMIAHIVMQSVDPVYPASLSKSVVTDLLRDKLGYKGLIITDALGMGAITKFAASHNNVPVDVLAVAAGNDCIMNDDYATAIPQIHQAVTSGQLSEQAIDQHVFRILSLKRKLGLLTAAQLETKQVRVDNVAYDQAKKTATVSGTVVDSNWQTGEPLTVKDDQGHVVATADVGAGGKFNFTIPLTAKAQQLTLTTGLPGIEDAQVTIEPLQAAKVDKTALQSLVNLGAAYAANDYTSDSWGKYQVALTAANQVLTNQEATQAAVDQAAQTLQTAITGLVKANVKINKDALQQLIDQVLAYDAKRYTTSSWTKLEAALAAAKQVFADKNATQPVIDHAVQVLKAAVTGLETQDSGAGQQKKVTFTDKKSPNKVRGDNNVMPRAGEKVVNGLVILGFVLILTTAGMIWWRKARD encoded by the coding sequence ATGAAGAAGTTTGGCAAACGGGTGGCGTCCATACTTGGATGTGGCGTCTTACTTTTAGGATCAATTGGTCTATCTTCAAGTGCTTCAGTCGCTCATGCTGCTGGTGACCAACCGATTAGCGACGCGGAACTGAACCAGTACATTTCCAAGATGTCGCTTGATGAGAAAATCGGGCAGATGTTTGTTTCCCGGACACCGCAAGACACAGCGCAGGCACGTGCCGATGTGGCGAAGTATCATCTCGGCAGCTTAATCGTTTACGGTGCTGATTTCACAAGTGTCGAAGGATCAACACCGGAAGCGGCACAAACAGCTTTTAAGAATAAACTGCAGAGTTTTCAAGACAGTGCCAAGTTACCGTTACTGATCGGCGTTGACCAAGAAGGCGGCAGTGTTTCCCGATTGAGTCAGAACCCGTTGATTGCAAATGGGCGCGCTTTTCCGTCACCGCAAGCTTTATTCGCTGAAGGCGGCATGGCAAAAGTGACCCAGGAAGCGCAGCAGGTTGGTACGATACTTAAGAATTTAGGCATTAACTGGAATTATGCACCGGTCGCTGACAGCACGGCTGATACCGATAGTTTCATTTATCCACGCACGATCGGTCAGGATTATACGGCAACAGCAGATTATATTTCACAGGTTGTTCCTGCTTGGCAAAATACCGGCATTGCAGCGACCGTTAAGCATTTTCCGGGTTATGGTTCGGCAGTTGACACCCATACTGATTTTGCTGTTGTGACAAAATCGGAAGAAGCATTTGAAAAAGAGGATCTTCTGCCCTTTAAAGCAGGCATTGATGCTGGCGTTGATTCAATTATGATTGCCCATATTGTGATGCAATCCGTTGATCCGGTTTATCCGGCATCACTTTCCAAGAGCGTTGTTACTGACCTTCTGCGTGACAAACTTGGTTACAAAGGGTTGATTATTACTGATGCGCTGGGGATGGGCGCCATTACTAAATTTGCGGCCAGTCATAACAACGTTCCGGTCGACGTTCTGGCGGTCGCAGCTGGGAATGACTGCATCATGAATGATGATTATGCGACGGCCATTCCGCAGATTCACCAAGCCGTCACCAGTGGTCAGCTCTCGGAACAGGCGATCGATCAGCATGTTTTCCGGATTTTGTCATTGAAACGTAAGTTGGGACTTTTAACTGCCGCACAGCTTGAAACGAAACAGGTGCGGGTCGATAACGTGGCTTATGACCAAGCGAAAAAGACCGCAACTGTGTCGGGCACGGTTGTGGATAGTAACTGGCAAACCGGCGAGCCGCTGACGGTTAAAGACGATCAAGGACATGTTGTCGCTACGGCTGATGTCGGGGCCGGCGGTAAATTCAACTTCACGATTCCGTTAACAGCAAAGGCGCAGCAACTGACCCTGACGACCGGATTGCCGGGGATTGAAGATGCTCAGGTGACAATTGAACCGCTACAAGCCGCGAAAGTCGATAAAACCGCGCTTCAGTCACTTGTGAACCTGGGCGCCGCCTATGCCGCCAATGATTACACCAGCGATTCGTGGGGCAAATACCAAGTTGCGTTGACTGCGGCCAATCAGGTTTTGACGAACCAGGAGGCTACGCAAGCCGCGGTAGACCAAGCAGCGCAAACACTGCAGACAGCCATTACCGGGCTTGTTAAAGCTAATGTCAAAATCAATAAAGATGCTTTACAGCAACTGATTGACCAAGTCCTGGCATACGATGCTAAGCGATACACCACCAGTTCCTGGACAAAACTGGAAGCGGCATTAGCTGCGGCCAAACAGGTTTTTGCTGATAAAAATGCAACGCAACCCGTCATTGATCATGCGGTTCAAGTGCTAAAAGCGGCCGTAACCGGATTGGAAACTCAAGATAGCGGAGCCGGGCAGCAGAAGAAAGTGACCTTTACTGACAAAAAGTCGCCCAACAAAGTTCGCGGAGACAACAACGTGATGCCACGTGCAGGCGAAAAAGTGGTTAACGGACTTGTGATACTCGGTTTCGTGCTCATTTTGACAACTGCGGGCATGATTTGGTGGCGTAAAGCACGCGACTAA
- a CDS encoding MDR family MFS transporter encodes MKWGSIVQHKTLAMKWLFLGSLTTNTGISLIWPLTTIYMHEYLGESLTVAGIVLFLNSTFMVVGNSLGGWLFDHWQPYGTILAGIGLNLGATALLIFFHGWPAYPLLLVISGLGSGVTATAINSYATRIRDKRPSVVFNVLYFTSNLGLVIGTLIVGFVLPYGIAMVFALAAGLFAIFLGVALWHYRIEKVTITTATKQVAQEGRNPARPRLVMLMVTLFVTWLMYEQWQSNISAFMLSEGLTIKDYSFLWTINALLIVLFQPILTAFDRWLLKHIRLRLVVGFILFAGSFLILLNGSGAYLTFIIAMIVLTVGEVLALPAVSTYVTLFTPLVQQGRYQGLIQGFASAGRALGPLLGAMIIEGTSSYRLLFISATGLILLAALGFAFTVRESIPALNDPLHPAAHSR; translated from the coding sequence ATGAAATGGGGGAGTATTGTGCAACATAAGACCTTGGCCATGAAGTGGTTGTTTTTGGGATCACTGACTACCAATACGGGTATTAGCCTGATTTGGCCGTTAACAACGATTTACATGCATGAATATTTGGGTGAGTCGCTGACTGTGGCTGGCATCGTTTTGTTTTTGAATTCGACGTTTATGGTTGTGGGCAATAGTCTCGGCGGCTGGCTGTTTGATCATTGGCAACCTTATGGCACCATTTTGGCCGGGATCGGCTTGAATCTTGGCGCAACCGCTTTGCTGATATTCTTTCATGGTTGGCCGGCCTATCCGTTGCTGTTAGTCATCTCCGGTTTAGGCAGCGGGGTGACAGCCACAGCCATTAATTCTTATGCGACGCGCATTCGGGACAAGCGCCCGAGTGTTGTGTTTAATGTGCTCTATTTTACGTCAAACCTTGGCCTTGTTATCGGTACTCTGATTGTCGGCTTTGTTTTACCTTATGGCATTGCCATGGTCTTTGCGTTGGCGGCCGGCTTATTTGCCATCTTTTTGGGGGTCGCACTCTGGCACTATCGCATTGAAAAGGTGACAATCACCACAGCCACCAAGCAAGTAGCTCAAGAAGGCCGGAATCCGGCGCGGCCACGTCTGGTGATGTTGATGGTGACGTTATTCGTAACATGGTTGATGTACGAACAGTGGCAAAGTAACATTTCTGCCTTTATGCTAAGTGAAGGGCTCACGATTAAGGATTACAGTTTCTTATGGACCATCAACGCGTTATTGATTGTGTTGTTCCAACCGATTTTGACAGCATTTGATCGCTGGTTGTTGAAACATATTCGGTTACGCTTGGTCGTTGGCTTTATCTTGTTTGCCGGATCGTTTTTGATTTTATTGAACGGATCCGGTGCCTATCTGACGTTCATTATTGCGATGATCGTTTTGACGGTAGGAGAAGTTCTGGCGTTGCCGGCGGTTTCGACTTATGTGACGTTGTTTACGCCGCTTGTGCAACAAGGCCGTTATCAAGGGCTGATTCAGGGATTTGCCTCCGCAGGCCGGGCTTTGGGACCGTTGTTGGGTGCGATGATTATTGAGGGCACTAGCAGTTATCGCCTGCTCTTCATCAGTGCGACGGGGTTGATTCTTTTGGCGGCATTAGGCTTTGCCTTCACGGTTCGGGAGAGCATTCCTGCGCTGAATGATCCGTTACATCCAGCGGCGCATAGCAGATAG